The DNA segment GAATCGGCGCAAAGTAGATGTGAGCGTTAGGCAAAAGCTCAAGATTTAAGCGAATTAAGCCATAGCCGCCCATTTTCAACAGCACGCCTGCCAAAACCATCGACACTGGGGAAGAAGCTTCCCCATGAGCATCAGGTAGCCAGGTGTGGAAAGGTACGATCGCGAGCTTAACCCCAAAGGCGACTAATAGCCCTGCGTATAGCAGCAGTTCGAGCGCCAGCGGAAACTGTTTTAGGTGAAGTTCTGCGATATCGAAGGTAGTATTGCTGCCGTAAAATGCCATCGCCAGCGCCGCCACCAAAATGAAGATGGACGCGATCGCCGTATACATCAGAAACTTGGTCGCCGCATAACGACGATTTTGCCCGCCCCAGATGCAAACGAGCAGATAGACCGGAACCAGCTCGATCTCCCACATGATGAAGAACAGCAGCAAGTCTTGAGCGACAAATACGCCGACTTGGGCGGCATATAGCAATAGCATTAAGCCATAGAACAATCGCGGTCTGCGATCGACTCGCCAAGCCGCAAATATGGACAGCGTCGTCACCAGCCCAGCCAACAGCACTAACGGGGCGGACAAGCCATCAACCGAAACTGCCCAGTTCAGACCTAACTGCGGTACCCAGGCAACCTTTTCCACAATTTGGAAGGTTGCACTGCTCGTATCGTAATGCGTCCAAAAGGTGTAGCACATCAAAACAAAGTCTATGACGCCTACAGCGAGAGCATACCAGCGCACCACTTTGCCACCTTTGTCAGGCAACAAGGGGATGAACATGGCAGCAATGAGTGGCAGTAGGACGATCGCGGTGAGCCAAGGAAATCGATCCATCATCATGTCGATAAAAACAGATACTCATCTGTGTAATGAAGGTATCTTACTAGACTTTGTGAAGCATTATTAATAAGTCTTTCTCGTAGGTATAAATTCAGCAAATTTATGCTTCATAAAAAGAAAACTTACTTACGCTCACCCATTCACAGCACTGATTCACTGAGAGCTACGTTCATTGAATCAGCACGCGCTTCTAACTAGAGCTGTATTGATTAAGCTTTAGCTACCAAAGAAATTGGAATTTTAATAACAAATTCCGTTCCCTTGCCCAACTCGGAGACTACCTCAATTGTGCCTTGATGCTTTTCGATAATTTGCTGGCTGATTGATAGCCCTAATCCTGTCCCTTTGCCAGCAGGCTTTGTCGTAAAGAAGGGATTGAAAATCTTCTCTTTAATTTCCGGGGAGATGCCATGTCCATTATCTTGAATGCGGATATAGACCTGCTTAGAGTCATCTACACTGGTTTGGATCACAATCTGCTTTGATTTTATATCTGCTTCAAGTAAGGCATCAGCAGCATTAGAAATAATATTCATAAATAATTGATTTAACTGAGCTGGATAGCACAGGACTTTTGGCAAATCTCCATATTCTTGAACCACTTCAATACCCTGCTTCAGCTTGTGGTTGAGAATTAATAATGTGCTATCGATTCCTTCATGTAAGTCCACATCTTTTTGTTCTGCTTCATCCAATCTAGAAAAGTTGCGTAATGACAGCACAATATCTCTGATCCGACAGCTTCCCATTTGCATCGATGCGACTAGACGTGGTAAATCACTCAATACAAACTCCAGGTCCATCTCCTCCATGAAATCAATGATTTCAGGAGACGCTTGCGGAAAGTACTGTTGATAAAGTTCAACTAGGGTAAGTAGATCCTGAACATACTTATCCGTGTAAGTGAGATTGCCGTTGATAAAGTTAACTGGATTATTGATCTCATGGGCAATTCCTGCCACCATTTGTCCCAGCCCAGACATCTTTTCAGCCTGAATCAGTTGTGCTTGAGTTTTCTGTAGGTTTTCGAGAGCTTGTTCTACGTCTCTAGCTCTTGCCTCAGCAAGCAGAGCAATCTCTTCCTTGCCCCTCAAGGTGTCTTTTAGTTTCAGTTCCCGTTCTGCTAGCTCATCCATTAACCGACCTTTCGCTTGCAATAGAAAGAGAAAATCGGCAGCAGAGTCGTGAATGGCAAAGTCTTTTAGTTTGATGCCAATCTGGTTTAGCTGGCTAATTTCCGTAACGACCGGAGAACCCAGGAAAAAAATAGCCCCACAGTCCTCAATAGGCATCATCTGCCCCCTGAGAGTCATTTCACTATGAAGTGATTTCAGCATGAATATGCTGTTAGATTGCCTAGTAATGGCAGCAAAGTCAGCAGTTTGAATGATCGGACGCTGAA comes from the Trichocoleus sp. FACHB-46 genome and includes:
- a CDS encoding sensor histidine kinase is translated as MMSSLSSTTPTEPLMQPQFTLSPQLLAKAFPFHFVFKGDRTIVQSGEVLQRLIPDIIGAQLDKCFQIQRPIIQTADFAAITRQSNSIFMLKSLHSEMTLRGQMMPIEDCGAIFFLGSPVVTEISQLNQIGIKLKDFAIHDSAADFLFLLQAKGRLMDELAERELKLKDTLRGKEEIALLAEARARDVEQALENLQKTQAQLIQAEKMSGLGQMVAGIAHEINNPVNFINGNLTYTDKYVQDLLTLVELYQQYFPQASPEIIDFMEEMDLEFVLSDLPRLVASMQMGSCRIRDIVLSLRNFSRLDEAEQKDVDLHEGIDSTLLILNHKLKQGIEVVQEYGDLPKVLCYPAQLNQLFMNIISNAADALLEADIKSKQIVIQTSVDDSKQVYIRIQDNGHGISPEIKEKIFNPFFTTKPAGKGTGLGLSISQQIIEKHQGTIEVVSELGKGTEFVIKIPISLVAKA